TGGCCACGCGCACTCCAAAGAAAGCTAAGAAAACATGGAAGCTAAGCTAGGCTAAGCTACCGAGAGATATCGATGGAGTTGGCGACAGGAAGCTAGCGGCGAATATATGCGCGTTGCAGGAATCATTTCACATCCAGTCGTCTTGATCGAAGCCACTGCCGGGGTATTGGTCGAACGGATCGACGCTCAAACCACCGCCGCTGCCGGGGAAGTGGCCGCCCCAGCCAGCGTCCAAGATGCCGTCCATGCCAAACAGGTACATGGGCTCCGGCCACGCCGTGACGTCCACGCCAGACAccgccgaggccgaggaggagcaggaCGGCGAGACCACTGACACCGAGGCGGATGCAGAGGAAACAGAGCCGCAGTTGCTGGCCGCCGCCTGAGGCGGCAGGGTTGGCGCCGTGATCTCGTGCGGCTGGATCATCGGGAGGTCCTCTTCCTCTGCGTCCTCCTGCAGGACCTCACCATcgttctgctgctgctgctgctcttgcaGTTGCGGTGCCTCTTGCTGCTCCTGCTCTTGCACGGGAGGAGCAGGGGGCTCCTGCAATGGCAGGTGGGTGGCGGGGTCGATGCCCATCCTGAGAAGCTTCTTCCGGATGTGGGTGTTCCAATGgttcttgatctcgttgtcCGTCCTCCCCGGGAGCCGCGCCGCGATCTTGGACCACCTGCGACATGGCGGCGGAAAACAGAGGACCAGTCCGCGGTGAGGCCGAAAGCCGCGCGCATGGCAACGAACGCAG
The sequence above is drawn from the Phragmites australis chromosome 10, lpPhrAust1.1, whole genome shotgun sequence genome and encodes:
- the LOC133930501 gene encoding MYB-like transcription factor ODO1; this translates as MGRQPCCDKVGVKKGPWTAEEDQKLVGFLVSHGHCCWRVVPKLAGLLRCGKSCRLRWTNYLRPDLKRGLLSDEEEKLVIDLHAQLGNRWSKIAARLPGRTDNEIKNHWNTHIRKKLLRMGIDPATHLPLQEPPAPPVQEQEQQEAPQLQEQQQQQNDGEVLQEDAEEEDLPMIQPHEITAPTLPPQAAASNCGSVSSASASVSVVSPSCSSSASAVSGVDVTAWPEPMYLFGMDGILDAGWGGHFPGSGGGLSVDPFDQYPGSGFDQDDWM